AAGCGGATTGCAGAAGAGGGTCTTAAAGTTACCGGAGTGCCTACGTCAATTCGAGTTGCCCAGCAGGCGGCTAAATCTGGTTTTACGTTGCTACCTTTACAAGCGCAGGCCGACATTAACTGGTCTTTTGATGGGGCTGATGAGGTTGATCCACATTTGAATTTAATCAAGGGTCGTGGCGGGGCGATGACTTGTGAAAAGATTTTAGCTCGAGTTAGTCGTCGTCTAGTGATTATTGTGAGTGAGGATAAAATCGTTTCGCATTTAGGTGAAAAGCATCCTGTGCCGATTGAGGTGATTACAGAATCGGAGGAATATGTGCGAAACGAGCTTTTTAAGCTGAATGCCACGGAAGTGAAGTTACGTGAGTCGATTACTAAGTATGGACCGACCATTACTGAGCACGGCAATTTAATTCTCGATGCTAAATTTGCAACAATTACTCCAGACTTAGAAATGCGCATCAAAGGTATTTCGGGTGTGATCGAGAGTGGGTTATTTTATGGCTGTACTGACGAAGTGATTGTCGCTAGAAAAACCGGCGTCTATTCGCTACGGATGAACAATGGAAAAGTTTCGGAAGAAAAAATCTAGGCATTTGAACTATGGAATCTGCAATTTCACCTAAGCGTCACGAAGATTACCCGGAGTGGTATCAGCAAGTCATTCGTGCTGCCGATTTGGCCGAAGTTTCACCGGTGCGCGGCTGTATGGTGATTAAACCCTGGGGCTATGGCATTTGGGAAAACATGCAGCGCATTTTGGATCGCCGTTTTAAGGAAACGGGGCACGAGAATGCGTATTTCCCTATTTTCATTCCACTGAGTTTTTTGGAAAAAGAAGCAGCGCATGTTGAGGGCTTTGCTAAGGAGTGTGCTGTAGTTACGCATCATCGTCTGGAGATGAAAGACGGTAAGTTAATTCCAACGAGCGAGCTTGAAGAGCCACTAATTGTTCGTCCAACTTCAGAAACCATTATTGGGGATTCTTTTGCCAAGTGGATTCGCTCTTATCGTGACTTGCCGTTATTAATTAATCAATGGGCCAATGTGGTGCGTTGGGAAATGCGCACGCGGTTGTTTTTGCGCACGGCGGAATTTCTTTGGCAGGAAGGGCATACTGCGCATGCGACTGAAGAAGATGCACGCGAGGAGACGCTAAAAATCTTAAATATCTACCAATCCTTTATGCAGGATGTTTTGGCCTTGCCGGTGATTACGGGGAAAAAGCCCGATCACGAGAGATTCCCTGGTGCAGTTGATAGTTATACTTGTGAAGCGATGATGCAGGATCGTAAGGCGTTACAGGCCGGCACCTCGCATTACCTGGGACAGAATTTTGCAAAAGCCAGTGGCATTCAGTTTGCCAGCGAAGCGGGGACTCAGGAATACGTACACACAACTTCTTGGGGTGTTTCCACGCGCATGATTGGTGGCGTGATTATGCAGCATGGAGATGATGACGGCTTACGCTTACCGCCGCGAGTTGCGCCAAAGCACGTTGTGATTCTACCGGTGATTCCTAAGGCTGAGAGTGAAGCCAAGGTGCTTGAGTATGCAGCAAAAGTTGAAGCGGCTTTGCATGGGGTGAGTTATGCGGGAGATCCGCTGGTGAGTTTTGTTGACCGTCGCGATATTCGTGGTGGTGAAAAGAATTGGCAATGGATCAAAAAGGGGATTCCACTGCGGGTTGAAGTTGGTCCACGTGATGCTGACAAAAATGCGGCTGTGATTTATCGGCGCGACAAGGGCATTAAGGAAAAGATTGAAGTTTCACTTGAGGCCATGCCAGAACTTTTACCGAAATTACTTACAGAAATTCAAGCTACGCTCTATGAGCAAGCGCAAAATCATTTAGCGACCAATCTGCGCACTGATATTAATAACTTTGCTGATTTTAAAGCCTACTTCACAGCTAAACAGGCTGCTAAGCCTGAAATTCACGGTGGCTTTGTGCGGGCTAAATGGTCAGAGGATCCTGCTTCGACGGCGTTACTGGATGATTTGAAGGTTACGGTGCGTTGCTTGCCGCTTGATCAAACTGGTAGCGAAGGCAAGTGTGTTTTAACCGGCAAGCCAGCAACAACCGAAGCGATTTTTGCTAAGGCGTATTAAGGTCTCTCGACTGTTCTATCAAGGATACGTTTATTCTAGAGTTTTCCAGCTCTACGGTTAAGGAGTTAAAGGAAGTCTATCCTTACTCATTCTCGGAACTCCTAGTCGGAGTTCCTGCTAGGTTCGCTCAATTTTTGTAATAATATTTTAATCGGGAGAAAAAATCGGGCTCGAACCCGTGCGGACAGACTTCCTATAACTCCTTAACTACCAATGGTATTAATTCCAACAAGTTGTTTTCCTATGATTATTTGGGTTCGAAGTATGTGCAATAGAGCACGTGGAGCGTAAAAGTATGGATCATTAAAAGGCCAGTTAGATTAATAATTTGACTAGTCTGACTAGATTATGCTAGACTACGATTAATTATGGCCAAGCAATTTTCAATTTATGAAGCAAAAGCAAAACTTAGCGAGCTCCTCAGGCATGTTAAGGCAAATGGGACTGCGATCATTACGGAGCGTGGTTTGCCAATCGCTGAAATCGTTCCTTACAAAGCTGTTCAGACATTAAGCGGACGCTATCAGCAACTCACGGCTCAGGGCTACATTGTAGCTGCTCGTAAGGGCAAATTCAGTTCTGTGGTAAAAAAGACTGGTGCACTCGATCGTTTCCTCAAGGAACGAGAATAATGTCGGTTTGTTATCTAGATACGAGCGTTTTAGTCGCAGTTTCCATGCAGGAAACTGGCTATGCTACGTTGATCAAGCGCTTGCTAAGATACAAGCACATAGTTTCACATCATTTGATTGAATCTGAATTGATTGCAACGTTTTCTCGTGAAAGCATTGATCCCGTTTTGGCTCGCAAGAACTTGGAACTGATCAATTTGGTTTTCCCTGCACATTCATTATTAAACGAAATCATAGAAGTGCAGTCTCATGGTTATATACGTGGGGCTGATGCACTACATCTTGCAACTGCGGTATGGATCGCAGGTGAAGACCGGAAAGATTTAACATTTTTAACACTGGATAAACTTCAAGCTTCATCTGCAAAAGCGTTGGGATTTAAATAAGTTGTAAGTTGTATTTTGAAATGAAAAAATACTGCAGAGGCGAAAGGGTTGCATTTACCTGTCTTGTAAAACCGTTTTACCTCTACCGCGCTTGAGGGGTCTGTCGCAAAACTAAATTTCGCGTCAGACCCTTAAGTCACTGAGTTTGCGTTGTTGTCATTTTTAACTAAGTGAACTGCTCTAAAAGCGGTAAAACTGCTTACGAATTAAGATTGTTTCGATTTCTCGAATCTCATCGGCAAACTTTGCTCTTAAATCAGCGATCAGTGCATTGTAATGCGGGTAGTCGTCAACTTCTAACTCTAGCTCTAAGACGCAGTCGCCAAGTTGTTGGACGACATATGTAATATTGGGAACCCCTCGACAGTAGTCAAAAATTCTTGCTTCCAGGCTGGGGTCGGTGCTGGTCAATTGGAGTTGAGCCTTAAAGTGTGAAATTCCGAGTCGATCGAAATCGAGAATTACTCGGTATCCAAGAATCACTCCAAGCTTTTCCAGACGACTGAGATGCGATTGAACAATTCGCGGCGTAGTTCTTAAATTTTGCGCAAGTTCAGTAATCGTTAAGCGCGAATTCAAAGCTAAAAGCTTAAGCATTTTAAAGTCGATTTCTTCGAGTTCAACTGAGCCTGGGTGGCCGCCAAGGCGCATAAATGTCGAGCTTTTCTTCCCCAGATAGCGCTTACGGAATAAAAACGAATCAGTCAGCGTGTAAACTGCGAAGCTGATTACTAAATCTGTCGCGTCGGTAAGAATCTCTTGTTGAAAAGATCTAAATTCTGCGGGATGGCGAGCAAAAATCGCTAACATCAGATCCCACTTGCCGTCACTTTCTCCTACCCAGTAGGTGTTGGGATGGTTCTTAATTTTGGCAACGAGTTTTTTGATACGGGCTTGATCGTTTTGCAAGCGTAAATACATTTTATAGACAACAAGGTTATACTTGTAGGGATTTACAGTTGTTGTTGTCGCAACTAGGACGCCTTGTTCAGTTAACTTTTTAATCCGGTAGGTGATGCGATCGCGTTGTAAGTTAAGTTTTGCTGCTAGCTCTGCGATTGATTGGCGAGAATTATGATCGAGCTCAGATAAAATCTCGCGGTCGATTTCATCAATTTTAGTGAGAGTCGGCTCAGTCATAGTGAATCACTGCTACGTATATTTCCCAAGAATATATCAGGTTTTGTCAATAATACGCAAATTGAAAATCATAAATCCGGATTATCGACAATATTATAAGCAATAATGAGGTAAATACAAAAAAAGCAAATGGCTATTTCTTATTTCGCTAAATCTGATATTTTTACCTCGATCCAAGCTCTACTAGATTGAGGGTACTGTAATGCCAGACTTTAATGCTAATGCTGTAAAAATAATCGACACGAAGAGCCACGAAAAAGTTTTTTGCTACGAAGATCCAGACCTTAAGTATCAAGCGATCATTGCCCTGCACAGTACTAAACTCGGCCCGGCAGCAGGCGGCTGTAGATTGCGCCATTATGACTCCTTTGCTGATGCTCTTTACGATGCACTACGCTTAGCGGAAGGCATGTCCTACAAAAATTCCTTAGCAGGTATTCCCTACGGTGGCGGTAAAGCAGTGATTATTCCCCCAGTGGATCCTAATTTTGACCGTAAAAAATTGTTTCAAAGCTTTGGTAAATTTGTCGCAAGCCTTGCTGGTAAATATTACACTGCCGAAGATATGGGAACGTCAGTTCCTGATATTGTTACTGTTTCTGAAACTTGCCAGTATGTAATTGGAATGCCCAAAGAGCAGGGCGGCTGTGGAGATCCTTCACCATACACGGCCTTAGGAGTTTATCATGGCATGCGCGCTGCGGTTGAAAACGTTTACGGTGTGGCCGACCTAAAAAACCGCACAGTCATGATTCAAGGTGCAGGACACGTGGGCTATTACCTTGCGCAAATATTAGCTGCTGCAGATGCAAAAATCTTAATTGCCGATACGCATCCTGAGCGCGCCGAGGTAATCGTCAAGGAGTTTAAGGCAACTGCAGTTTCATCCGATGATGTTTTTAATCAGCGTTTTGATATTTTTGCTCCTTGCGCTGTTGGAGGCATTCTCAATGACCGCACGGCAACACTTTTAAACTGTTCAATTATTGCGGGTGGGGCAAACAATCAGCTCAGCGAACCAGGGGTTGAACAAATTCTTAATAAAAGAAACATTCTCTATACTCCAGATTTTGCAGTTAACGCTGGTGGAATCATTGCTTGCGTTGATCAGCACGCAGCTGGTGGATTTAACGACGAGCGTGTTAAGGATCGAGTCAAAAAAATCTACGACACAATCAAAATGATCTACAAAGAGGCTTCATTGCGACATCTGACTCCTGGGCAAGTTGCCAATAAATTGGCCGAAGAGCGCATTCACTTGTCACAAAAGCCATTGCCAACTGGAGTGACCTCGGATCAGGTCAAGAGTCCAATGGCAATGCTTTATGATTTACCGATGTAATTTGTCGCTACACCGAAAAGTGAAACGTCTAGCCTGAGTGCCCGTACTAGAGCTTAAACAACAGAAATTTTCGCGCTCAAACTAAGCTCTGATTTTTAACGGTGTAATATGGCAAAAGTCATTTTCATCAAATTCTTTCAATTCCCATTCGCGTTGCAAATTTAGCCAAAATTCAGGGCTGGAATTAAACACACGTGCAAGTTTATATGCCATTTCAGCTGAAACACCGCGTTTACCTCTGCAGATTTCATTGATCTTGGATTGAGGCATTTTTAGATGACGCGAGAGTTCGGATTGCGAAATTTCATTATCGTCCAGGATGCTTTGCAATACTTTTCCTGGGTGTACAGCAATTGG
The bacterium DNA segment above includes these coding regions:
- a CDS encoding type II toxin-antitoxin system prevent-host-death family antitoxin — protein: MAKQFSIYEAKAKLSELLRHVKANGTAIITERGLPIAEIVPYKAVQTLSGRYQQLTAQGYIVAARKGKFSSVVKKTGALDRFLKERE
- a CDS encoding type II toxin-antitoxin system VapC family toxin, which gives rise to MSVCYLDTSVLVAVSMQETGYATLIKRLLRYKHIVSHHLIESELIATFSRESIDPVLARKNLELINLVFPAHSLLNEIIEVQSHGYIRGADALHLATAVWIAGEDRKDLTFLTLDKLQASSAKALGFK
- the rpiA gene encoding ribose 5-phosphate isomerase A, whose product is MKIIVAQTLANRVKSGELIGLGSGTTVELAIECIGKRIAEEGLKVTGVPTSIRVAQQAAKSGFTLLPLQAQADINWSFDGADEVDPHLNLIKGRGGAMTCEKILARVSRRLVIIVSEDKIVSHLGEKHPVPIEVITESEEYVRNELFKLNATEVKLRESITKYGPTITEHGNLILDAKFATITPDLEMRIKGISGVIESGLFYGCTDEVIVARKTGVYSLRMNNGKVSEEKI
- a CDS encoding Lrp/AsnC family transcriptional regulator; translation: MTEPTLTKIDEIDREILSELDHNSRQSIAELAAKLNLQRDRITYRIKKLTEQGVLVATTTTVNPYKYNLVVYKMYLRLQNDQARIKKLVAKIKNHPNTYWVGESDGKWDLMLAIFARHPAEFRSFQQEILTDATDLVISFAVYTLTDSFLFRKRYLGKKSSTFMRLGGHPGSVELEEIDFKMLKLLALNSRLTITELAQNLRTTPRIVQSHLSRLEKLGVILGYRVILDFDRLGISHFKAQLQLTSTDPSLEARIFDYCRGVPNITYVVQQLGDCVLELELEVDDYPHYNALIADLRAKFADEIREIETILIRKQFYRF
- a CDS encoding proline--tRNA ligase; this translates as MESAISPKRHEDYPEWYQQVIRAADLAEVSPVRGCMVIKPWGYGIWENMQRILDRRFKETGHENAYFPIFIPLSFLEKEAAHVEGFAKECAVVTHHRLEMKDGKLIPTSELEEPLIVRPTSETIIGDSFAKWIRSYRDLPLLINQWANVVRWEMRTRLFLRTAEFLWQEGHTAHATEEDAREETLKILNIYQSFMQDVLALPVITGKKPDHERFPGAVDSYTCEAMMQDRKALQAGTSHYLGQNFAKASGIQFASEAGTQEYVHTTSWGVSTRMIGGVIMQHGDDDGLRLPPRVAPKHVVILPVIPKAESEAKVLEYAAKVEAALHGVSYAGDPLVSFVDRRDIRGGEKNWQWIKKGIPLRVEVGPRDADKNAAVIYRRDKGIKEKIEVSLEAMPELLPKLLTEIQATLYEQAQNHLATNLRTDINNFADFKAYFTAKQAAKPEIHGGFVRAKWSEDPASTALLDDLKVTVRCLPLDQTGSEGKCVLTGKPATTEAIFAKAY
- a CDS encoding HigA family addiction module antidote protein; the protein is MKRKTKIKPNRPIAVHPGKVLQSILDDNEISQSELSRHLKMPQSKINEICRGKRGVSAEMAYKLARVFNSSPEFWLNLQREWELKEFDENDFCHITPLKIRA
- a CDS encoding Glu/Leu/Phe/Val dehydrogenase, encoding MPDFNANAVKIIDTKSHEKVFCYEDPDLKYQAIIALHSTKLGPAAGGCRLRHYDSFADALYDALRLAEGMSYKNSLAGIPYGGGKAVIIPPVDPNFDRKKLFQSFGKFVASLAGKYYTAEDMGTSVPDIVTVSETCQYVIGMPKEQGGCGDPSPYTALGVYHGMRAAVENVYGVADLKNRTVMIQGAGHVGYYLAQILAAADAKILIADTHPERAEVIVKEFKATAVSSDDVFNQRFDIFAPCAVGGILNDRTATLLNCSIIAGGANNQLSEPGVEQILNKRNILYTPDFAVNAGGIIACVDQHAAGGFNDERVKDRVKKIYDTIKMIYKEASLRHLTPGQVANKLAEERIHLSQKPLPTGVTSDQVKSPMAMLYDLPM